A genome region from Pseudomonas helmanticensis includes the following:
- a CDS encoding FKBP-type peptidyl-prolyl cis-trans isomerase, with protein MKQHRLAAAVALVSLVLAGCDSQTSVELKTPAQKASYGIGLNMGKSLAQEGMDDLDSKAVAQGIEDAVGKKEQKLKDEELVEAFAALQKRAEERMAKMSEESASAGKKFLEENGKKAGVTTTASGLQYEVVKKADGPQPKPTDVVTVHYTGKLTNGTVFDSSVERGSPIDLPVSGVIPGWVEGLQLMHVGEKYKLYIPSDLAYGAQSPSPAIPANSVLVFDLELLAIKDPAKEDAAAAK; from the coding sequence ATGAAACAGCATCGGTTGGCGGCGGCGGTTGCCCTGGTTAGCCTGGTCCTCGCGGGTTGTGATTCGCAGACCAGCGTAGAGCTGAAAACCCCGGCGCAAAAAGCTTCCTACGGTATCGGCCTGAACATGGGCAAGAGCCTTGCTCAGGAAGGCATGGATGATCTGGACTCCAAAGCGGTAGCTCAGGGCATCGAAGATGCCGTCGGCAAGAAAGAACAGAAGCTGAAAGACGAAGAACTGGTCGAAGCCTTCGCTGCGCTGCAAAAACGTGCTGAAGAGCGCATGGCCAAGATGAGCGAAGAGTCGGCATCTGCCGGCAAGAAATTCCTCGAAGAAAACGGCAAGAAAGCCGGTGTGACTACCACGGCTTCCGGCCTGCAGTATGAAGTGGTCAAGAAAGCCGACGGCCCACAGCCTAAACCTACCGACGTAGTGACTGTTCACTACACCGGCAAGCTGACCAACGGCACCGTATTCGACAGCTCCGTCGAGCGCGGCAGCCCGATTGATCTGCCGGTGAGCGGCGTGATTCCGGGTTGGGTTGAAGGTCTGCAACTGATGCACGTTGGCGAGAAGTACAAACTGTACATCCCTAGCGATCTGGCTTACGGCGCACAGTCGCCAAGCCCGGCAATCCCGGCCAACTCGGTTCTGGTCTTTGACCTGGAACTGCTGGCCATCAAGGATCCAGCCAAAGAAGACGCCGCTGCCGCCAAGTAA